The following nucleotide sequence is from Psychroserpens sp. Hel_I_66.
AAAATACAAGAAGAACACCTGGTTGATACGTTAGAACAACCTCTCAATGAGATCGTTCTATATAATGATGATGTTAATACATTTGATCATGTCATAAACACTTTAATCTATGCATGTGAACACACGCCAGAACAAGCAGAGCAGTGCTCAATTTTAGTTCACTACAAAGGACAGTGTACAGTTAAGACTGGTGAGTACAAAGAGCTAGAGCCAAGATGTTCTATGCTTTTAGAAGCAGGATTAAGTGCTGAGATTGTTTAAAATTTGATTTATAAGGTGGACGGACAAACAAAATCTGTCATCGGTAAATCAGTATCTTTAATTGCTCCAAAACCACCAGCAATATCCACTAGATTATGAAACCCTCTAGCTTTTAATATGGATGCTGCAATAACACTTCTATAGCCACCAGCACAGTGAATATGGTAGGTTTTATCTTTAGAAACCTCACTCATTTGCTCGTTTATATAATCTAAAGCAAAATGTTGGGCGTCCTCGAGATGCATACTTTGAAACTCTCCATCTTTTCTAACATCCAAAATGTTGACACTTCCTTGTTTTGCTCTTTCAGCAAAAGTCTCTGCAGATATAGATTTTAATGTATCGATTTCTTTTCCTTCGGAAATCCAAGTCTCAATACCACCTTCTAAATACCCTAAAGTGTTGTCATAACCCACACGAGATAAGCGTGTCACCGCTTCTTGACTTTTTCCTTCGGGAACAACTAACAAAATAGGTTGGTTGATGTCTGTTATCAATGCACCAACCCATGGTGCAAATGAGCCATTTAGACCTATAAATATGGAGTTTGGGATATGGCTTTTAATGTAGTCACTTTGAGTTCTTACATCAAGGACCAATGCGTTTTCATGATTAGCCAGATCTTCAAAATCATTAGGGGACAAAGCTATGTTTCCAGTTTTTAAAACCGTTTCAAAATTTTCATAACCTGTTTTATTGAGCATTGCATTTTTTTCAAAATACTGTGGAGGTGGAGCCATACCATCAAGTACTTCTGTAATAAACTCTTCTTTTGTCATGTCTTCTCTTAATGCGTAATTTGTTTTCTTTTGGTCTCCAATTGTGCCAACGGTTTCTTTGCTAAGATTTTTTCCGCAGGCAGAACCTGCACCATGAGCAGGATATACGATGACATCATCGGCAAGTGTCATTATTTTATTCCGAAGAGAATCAAAGAGCATTGCTGCTAAATCTTCTTTGGTTAAATCAGATTTTATTGCCAAATCGGGTCTGCCAACATCACCTAAAAATAAGGTGTCACCAGAAAAGATAGCGTGATTTTTACCATTTTCATCCATTAAAAGATAGGTTGTAGATTCTAAAGTATGACCTGGAGTGTGCAACGCTTTAATTGTAAGATTCCCAATTTTGAACTCTTCATTATCTTTTGCAGAATGAATTTCATAATTTGTTTCTGCACCTGGACCATAAACAATTGTAGCTCCGGTTTTTTTAGCTAAATCAACGTGTCCCGAAACAAAATCTGCATGAAAATGAGTTTCAAAAATGTATTTTATCTGAGCATTGCTCTTTTTTGCTTTATCGATGTATGCTTGAGTTTCACGAAGCGGGTCAATAATAGCAACTTCTCCGTTAGACTCTATGTAATAAGCGCCTTGAGCGAGGCAATTTGTATATATTTGTTCAATTATAATAGACATGATTTTAATTTTTTTAATTTATGTTGACCATAATTTTAATACTATAAAGATACAGATTATTAAAATTTTGATTTGTGATTTTTGTTACATTTAACTTAAGAGTTCTTTGTAAATTATATAAAATGCCATTATTAAGGTGAAGTACCCAAATCCTTTTTTTAATTTTTTGCCACTTATAAATTTAGAAAAGTAAACGCCTAAAATGATCCCTATAATTGATACAAACGTAAATTTTAGAAGGAATGGCCAATCGATGTCTATATTTTGTAAGTCTCCCAAAAAACCAATTAGGGATTTTACAGCAACAATTAAAAGTGATGTCCCTATAGCTTGTTTCATTGGTAATTTAGCTAAAAGTACTAATGCTGGAATTATTAAAAAGCCTCCGCCAGCACCAACTAAACCTGTTAAAATACCTACTATAATACCTTCTATGGCAATTAATGGATAATTGTAAACAACGTCTTGGGTTTCTAAAACTTCTCCTTTGTTTTTTTTAGTGATAATCATTGAGAAACTTGCCAAGAGCATAATAATAGCAAAAAGCATCATTATAAATATTGTGTTAGTGACTTCAAAATCATTGACAGTAAAAATTACTTTAGGAATTCTTGGGACTAAGTAAAGGCGCGTAAGATAGACTGCAATTAAAGCTGGAGTAGCAAAGATTATTGCAGTTTTAAAATCAATCAATCCTTTTCTAAAATTCTGAAAAGCTCCAATTACAGCTGTAACACCTACTACAAATAAGGAGTAGCCTGTAGCAATAATTGGATTTAAACCTATAATGTAAACTAAGATTGGAACTGTTAAAATGGAACCACCACCACCTATTAAGCCTAAAACCAAACCGACAAACAGTGCTCCAATGTATCCTAATATTTCAACTGTGTTCATTAGTGAGGTAATTTATCTTTAAATAATCCATAGATGTAAGTCCCTAAAATGGCAGCTAAAATAACGATCAAGATAGTAAAAGCTCCTGTGCCAACTAATATATACATTGGTCCAGGACATGCTCCTGACAATGCCCAACCTAAGCCAAATATGGTACCGCCAATTATGTATCGTATAAAACCTTGATCTTTTCTTGGAACAGTCATTAAGCCTCCATTTATGTTTTTAAATTTTTTGCTTATTAGAAGCAAAATGATTCCTGTGATTACTGCTGTGCCTATAATACCATACATATGGAAAGATTCAAATTTGAACATTTCGTAGATGCGATACCATGAGACTGCTTCGGACTTTACGAGTACGATTCCGAAAAAAATTCCGACGAATAAAAATTTTATATACTTTATCATATTAACCAAAAATTAAAGGGAATAGTAAATGAATCATTATTAAGCCACCAATAAAAAACCCAATCACAGCGATTAGTGATGGGAGTTGTAAACTACTTAAGCCTGTAATAGCGTGGCCAGAGGTACAACCTCCAGCGTAACGCGTACCAAAGCCAACTAAAAAACCGCCTATAATTAAAACGGAAAGTCCTTTAATACTCAATAATGCTTCCCAGCTGTAAAGTTCTGGAGGAAGCAATGATTTTCCTGCGTTTTCAAAACCGAGCGAACTGAGCGTATCAACGGTTTCTGGGTTCAAGTCGATATTTGTTGGGACTGATAAATAAAAGTGCGCAATGAATCCTCCTATTATAGCTCCAGCAACT
It contains:
- a CDS encoding ATP-dependent Clp protease adaptor ClpS — translated: MSTKEKIQEEHLVDTLEQPLNEIVLYNDDVNTFDHVINTLIYACEHTPEQAEQCSILVHYKGQCTVKTGEYKELEPRCSMLLEAGLSAEIV
- a CDS encoding MBL fold metallo-hydrolase, with protein sequence MIIEQIYTNCLAQGAYYIESNGEVAIIDPLRETQAYIDKAKKSNAQIKYIFETHFHADFVSGHVDLAKKTGATIVYGPGAETNYEIHSAKDNEEFKIGNLTIKALHTPGHTLESTTYLLMDENGKNHAIFSGDTLFLGDVGRPDLAIKSDLTKEDLAAMLFDSLRNKIMTLADDVIVYPAHGAGSACGKNLSKETVGTIGDQKKTNYALREDMTKEEFITEVLDGMAPPPQYFEKNAMLNKTGYENFETVLKTGNIALSPNDFEDLANHENALVLDVRTQSDYIKSHIPNSIFIGLNGSFAPWVGALITDINQPILLVVPEGKSQEAVTRLSRVGYDNTLGYLEGGIETWISEGKEIDTLKSISAETFAERAKQGSVNILDVRKDGEFQSMHLEDAQHFALDYINEQMSEVSKDKTYHIHCAGGYRSVIAASILKARGFHNLVDIAGGFGAIKDTDLPMTDFVCPSTL
- a CDS encoding sulfite exporter TauE/SafE family protein, translated to MNTVEILGYIGALFVGLVLGLIGGGGSILTVPILVYIIGLNPIIATGYSLFVVGVTAVIGAFQNFRKGLIDFKTAIIFATPALIAVYLTRLYLVPRIPKVIFTVNDFEVTNTIFIMMLFAIIMLLASFSMIITKKNKGEVLETQDVVYNYPLIAIEGIIVGILTGLVGAGGGFLIIPALVLLAKLPMKQAIGTSLLIVAVKSLIGFLGDLQNIDIDWPFLLKFTFVSIIGIILGVYFSKFISGKKLKKGFGYFTLIMAFYIIYKELLS
- a CDS encoding DUF6691 family protein, translated to MKYIKFLFVGIFFGIVLVKSEAVSWYRIYEMFKFESFHMYGIIGTAVITGIILLLISKKFKNINGGLMTVPRKDQGFIRYIIGGTIFGLGWALSGACPGPMYILVGTGAFTILIVILAAILGTYIYGLFKDKLPH
- a CDS encoding YeeE/YedE family protein, with translation MDYILQPWPWYISGPLIAIIMFTLIYFGKTFGMSSNLRTFCSIAGAGKKVKFFDFDWKSQRWNLIVVAGAIIGGFIAHFYLSVPTNIDLNPETVDTLSSLGFENAGKSLLPPELYSWEALLSIKGLSVLIIGGFLVGFGTRYAGGCTSGHAITGLSSLQLPSLIAVIGFFIGGLIMIHLLFPLIFG